The following are encoded together in the Erwinia sp. E602 genome:
- a CDS encoding acyl-CoA dehydrogenase C-terminal domain-containing protein, producing MSHYQAPLRDMSFVRQEMFASQQRWQRLPGLNHLDDDTATAVLSGAATVAAEIIDPLNPTGDRDGVRFKQGKVTTPPGFKDAFDAFVGGGWNRIAAAVEFGGMGMPASVGMATNEMFYAAGIAFTMYSGLTSAACTAIAATGSEALKQRYLPPMIAGKWAGTMCLTESQAGTDLGLMRTRAEKQPDGSYRISGSKIFISGGEQDLTENIIHLVLARLPDAPAGSRGISLFLVPKVLPDEAGALGPHNALSCGSVENKMGIHGSATCVMNFDGAKGWLLGEENKGLQAMFIMMNHERLGVGNMGVAVGERAYQRAVAYARERLQGRAVGAPAGSPPQPLIAHGDVRRMLLTMKALTEGGRALIGYIARLLELEKYSEESDERVRAGNLVALLTPVAKAFSTDMGFACCVDGQQIFGGHGYIREHGIEQLVRDARITQIYEGANGVQAADLLGRKTLKCGGQFLTQWLSEIREFMTGVAPAIRSEFNPQLEAVMGDVESLTQNLLARLGEDPDEAGAAATEYLHIIGYLTHAYLWLRAADIALRKLDSEPDFYRVKLQTARFYYARILPRIHSLIICVEAGGNTLSVMKPDDF from the coding sequence ATGTCACACTATCAAGCACCACTCCGCGATATGTCTTTTGTCCGCCAGGAGATGTTTGCCAGCCAGCAGCGCTGGCAACGCCTGCCCGGTCTCAACCACCTTGATGACGACACCGCCACGGCGGTACTTTCCGGGGCTGCTACGGTGGCTGCTGAGATTATCGACCCGCTAAACCCGACGGGCGATCGGGACGGGGTACGTTTTAAACAGGGGAAGGTCACCACGCCGCCGGGCTTTAAAGACGCATTCGATGCCTTTGTCGGCGGTGGCTGGAACCGTATTGCTGCCGCCGTAGAGTTCGGTGGCATGGGCATGCCGGCCAGCGTTGGCATGGCAACCAACGAGATGTTCTATGCCGCCGGCATCGCCTTCACCATGTACAGCGGCCTGACCAGTGCCGCCTGTACGGCGATCGCGGCCACCGGCAGCGAGGCGTTAAAACAGCGCTATCTGCCGCCCATGATTGCCGGTAAATGGGCGGGCACCATGTGCCTGACCGAATCGCAGGCCGGCACCGATTTGGGCCTGATGCGTACCCGCGCCGAAAAACAGCCGGACGGCAGCTACCGCATCAGCGGCTCTAAAATTTTCATCTCCGGCGGCGAACAGGATTTGACCGAAAATATTATCCATCTGGTACTGGCCAGGCTGCCGGACGCCCCGGCGGGTAGCCGGGGCATCTCGCTGTTTCTGGTACCGAAAGTGCTACCGGACGAGGCGGGCGCGCTGGGGCCACATAACGCGCTGAGCTGCGGATCGGTAGAGAATAAGATGGGCATCCACGGCTCGGCGACCTGTGTGATGAATTTTGACGGTGCGAAGGGCTGGTTACTGGGGGAGGAGAACAAGGGACTGCAGGCGATGTTTATCATGATGAACCACGAGCGGCTGGGCGTGGGCAATATGGGCGTGGCGGTCGGTGAACGCGCTTACCAGCGTGCCGTGGCTTACGCGCGCGAACGCCTGCAGGGGCGCGCCGTTGGTGCCCCCGCTGGTTCACCGCCGCAGCCGCTGATCGCGCACGGTGATGTGCGGCGTATGCTGCTGACCATGAAAGCCCTGACCGAGGGGGGGCGTGCCTTAATCGGCTATATTGCCCGACTGCTTGAGCTGGAAAAGTACAGCGAGGAGAGCGATGAACGTGTGCGGGCAGGGAACCTGGTGGCGCTGTTGACGCCCGTCGCCAAAGCCTTCTCCACCGATATGGGGTTTGCCTGCTGCGTGGACGGACAGCAGATTTTCGGCGGCCACGGTTATATCCGCGAACATGGCATAGAGCAGCTGGTACGCGATGCGCGCATCACCCAGATCTATGAAGGCGCCAACGGCGTACAGGCCGCCGATCTGCTGGGGCGCAAGACGCTGAAGTGTGGCGGGCAGTTTTTAACACAGTGGCTCAGCGAGATCCGCGAATTTATGACCGGCGTTGCCCCGGCCATCCGCAGCGAGTTTAACCCGCAGCTGGAGGCGGTGATGGGCGATGTGGAGAGCCTGACGCAAAATCTGCTGGCCCGCCTCGGCGAGGATCCTGACGAGGCGGGCGCGGCGGCGACGGAGTACCTGCATATCATCGGCTATCTCACGCACGCGTACCTGTGGCTGCGGGCGGCGGATATTGCTCTGCGAAAACTCGACAGCGAGCCGGACTTCTATCGCGTTAAGCTGCAGACCGCTCGTTTCTACTACGCCCGCATCCTGCCACGCATTCACAGCCTGATTATCTGCGTAGAGGCTGGTGGCAATACTCTTAGCGTGATGAAACCTGACGACTTCTGA
- the hpxK gene encoding allantoate amidohydrolase, producing MSDCLLNAQAAQVAAARVMARCDALAELSETPGMLTRVYLSPEHLRANALVGKWMKAAGMHVWQDSVGNICGRYEGQTEAAQAILLGSHLDTVRNAGRYDGMLGVLAAIETVQYLHDRGQRLPLALEIIGFADEEGTRFGITLLGSRGLTGSWPESWMSHPDGNGITVEQAMRDIGLKPHLLWQAARDVEDFAAYLELHIEQGPCLEQAQLALGVVTAINGARRLNCRFTGEAGHAGTVPMSHRKDALAAAAEWMVYVEQRTPQHDPQLVATVGTLQCQPGAVNVIPGEVALTLDVRGPQDRPLAELLSDLLVQAEAIALRRGLTFSSDEYYRIPATACDDGLQAALGRAVTRVQGRSLALPSGAGHDAIAVAERWPVGMLFVRCDRGISHHPAEAVLPGDVAQALQAYVEVVSDFATRRSE from the coding sequence ATGAGCGATTGCCTGTTAAATGCACAGGCGGCGCAGGTCGCCGCCGCCCGGGTGATGGCTCGCTGCGATGCGCTGGCTGAGCTCAGCGAAACGCCGGGCATGCTGACCCGCGTCTACCTGTCGCCGGAGCATCTGCGCGCCAACGCGCTGGTGGGCAAATGGATGAAGGCGGCGGGCATGCACGTATGGCAGGACAGCGTCGGCAACATTTGCGGCCGTTACGAAGGCCAGACCGAGGCCGCGCAGGCGATCCTGCTCGGGTCGCATCTGGATACCGTGCGCAACGCCGGCCGCTACGACGGCATGCTGGGGGTGCTGGCGGCGATTGAAACCGTGCAGTACCTGCACGATCGCGGCCAGCGGCTGCCGCTGGCGCTGGAAATTATCGGCTTTGCCGACGAAGAGGGCACGCGTTTTGGCATCACCCTGCTCGGCAGCCGCGGGCTGACCGGCAGCTGGCCGGAGAGCTGGATGTCGCACCCGGACGGCAACGGCATTACCGTTGAGCAGGCGATGCGCGATATCGGTCTGAAGCCGCATCTGCTGTGGCAGGCGGCGCGCGACGTTGAGGACTTTGCCGCCTATCTCGAGCTGCATATCGAACAGGGGCCGTGCCTCGAACAGGCGCAGCTGGCGCTGGGGGTGGTCACCGCGATTAACGGTGCCCGCCGCCTGAACTGCCGCTTTACCGGCGAGGCCGGCCACGCCGGCACGGTGCCGATGAGCCATCGCAAAGATGCGCTGGCGGCGGCGGCGGAGTGGATGGTCTACGTTGAGCAGCGCACGCCGCAGCACGATCCGCAGCTGGTAGCGACGGTCGGTACGCTGCAGTGCCAGCCGGGTGCGGTTAATGTCATCCCCGGCGAAGTGGCGCTGACGCTGGACGTGCGCGGCCCGCAGGATCGGCCGCTGGCCGAGCTGCTCTCGGACCTGCTGGTGCAGGCGGAAGCTATCGCCCTGCGTCGTGGCCTGACCTTCAGCTCAGACGAGTATTACCGCATTCCGGCCACCGCCTGCGATGACGGGCTGCAGGCGGCGCTCGGCCGCGCGGTGACCCGTGTTCAGGGGCGCAGCCTGGCGCTGCCGAGCGGTGCCGGCCATGATGCCATCGCGGTGGCCGAACGCTGGCCGGTGGGCATGCTGTTTGTGCGCTGCGATCGCGGCATCAGCCACCATCCGGCGGAAGCGGTGTTGCCGGGCGACGTCGCTCAGGCGCTGCAGGCGTACGTGGAAGTGGTCAGCGATTTCGCCACCCGCCGCTCAGAATAA
- a CDS encoding alanine--glyoxylate aminotransferase family protein, whose amino-acid sequence MDLSTISQINPPQRLLMGPGPINADPRVLRAMSSQLIGQYDPAMTHYMNEVMALYRAVFRTDNQWTLLIDGTSRAGIEAILLSAIRPGDRVLVPVFGRFGHLLCEIARRCRAEVHTIEVPWGEVFTPDQIEDAIKKVKPRLLLTVQGDTSTTMLQPLEELGAICRRHGVLFYTDATASFAGNALETDAWGLDAVSAGMQKCLGGPSGTSPITLSPQMEAVIRQRKCVEAGIRTDAHQDGEDEMIYSNYFDLGMIMDYWGPERLNHHTEATSALFGARECARLILEEGLDNGIIRHKLHGDALLKGVQGMGLETFGDLTHKMNNVLGVMIPAGVNGDQVRKLMLEDFGIEIGTSFGPLIGKVWRIGTMGYNARKDCVMQTLSALEAVLNHLGFRTTQGAAMQAAWDHYRGSC is encoded by the coding sequence ATGGACTTATCAACAATTTCGCAAATCAACCCGCCACAGCGCCTGCTGATGGGGCCGGGCCCGATCAACGCTGACCCGCGCGTGCTGCGCGCGATGTCCAGCCAGCTGATCGGTCAGTATGACCCGGCGATGACCCACTATATGAATGAGGTGATGGCGCTCTACCGCGCCGTGTTCCGCACCGACAATCAGTGGACGCTGCTGATCGACGGCACCTCGCGCGCCGGCATCGAAGCGATCCTGCTGTCGGCGATCCGTCCGGGCGACAGGGTGCTGGTGCCGGTATTTGGTCGCTTCGGCCATCTGCTGTGTGAGATCGCCCGCCGCTGCCGTGCTGAGGTACACACCATTGAGGTGCCGTGGGGTGAGGTGTTTACGCCGGACCAGATTGAAGACGCGATCAAAAAGGTCAAACCGCGTCTGCTGCTGACGGTACAGGGCGACACCTCCACCACCATGCTACAGCCGCTGGAAGAGCTGGGGGCGATCTGCCGCCGCCACGGCGTGCTGTTCTACACCGACGCCACGGCATCCTTTGCCGGTAATGCGCTGGAGACCGATGCCTGGGGGCTGGATGCGGTCTCCGCCGGGATGCAGAAGTGCCTCGGTGGCCCGTCCGGCACCTCGCCGATTACCCTCAGCCCGCAGATGGAGGCGGTGATCCGCCAGCGCAAATGCGTGGAGGCCGGCATTCGCACCGACGCCCATCAGGACGGTGAAGACGAGATGATCTACTCCAACTACTTCGATCTTGGCATGATCATGGACTACTGGGGGCCGGAGCGCCTCAATCACCACACTGAAGCCACCAGCGCGCTGTTTGGCGCCCGCGAGTGCGCCCGGCTGATCCTCGAAGAGGGGCTGGATAACGGGATCATTCGCCACAAGCTGCACGGCGACGCGCTGCTGAAAGGCGTGCAGGGCATGGGGCTGGAGACCTTCGGCGACCTGACGCACAAAATGAACAACGTGCTGGGGGTGATGATCCCGGCCGGGGTCAACGGCGACCAGGTACGTAAGCTGATGCTGGAGGATTTCGGCATAGAGATTGGCACCTCCTTTGGCCCGCTGATTGGCAAAGTGTGGCGCATCGGCACCATGGGTTACAACGCGCGTAAGGACTGCGTGATGCAGACGCTGAGCGCGCTGGAAGCGGTGCTGAACCACCTCGGCTTCCGCACCACCCAGGGCGCAGCGATGCAGGCGGCCTGGGATCACTACCGCGGGAGCTGCTGA